TTCGAATGTGATATCgtttcattcatgtacccctcttgAACTCGAGTCGTGACAAATTGGGTCTTATCCACTCAATCATACCAtttttatattagttttttaTACGAATGACTCATTTACAAGTGCGATTGATGATTTGTCCCTCACAAACGTATGAATTTTAGTTTCCTGCTTATATCATAGTGCACTTTAAGTTAAGAATGGCTAAATCTATCACAAACGCAATGTCATCCCTATTACGATAAAATCTTTATGTTATGTTTATTGTGATTTAAATTTGACcattgtaaataaaatattagaattcaTATGTGGCgagttattaattataacaactCTTAAAATGGATCAtcagtataattttttttttaaaaaaaaaaaactctttttataaCTTCCTAAGactatgaaaataaatgcaaagTTTCTCATAAACATGATTTTAGGGAGAACAAATACAACTTCATAACGTGTCGTGAAGAACATGAACACTTTCACATGTATAAATACGAGTAGTTCTATTTTTCTCGAACGGATATATATAAATACGATCCTGCCGATACGATGGCTTCTTCTTATCCGATTGGCAGTGGAGTCTGAAATTAGAtaaacatttccctttcttgAATGGAATTAGTAAAACCTGTCCGAATGCAACAAATTTACCAAAATCCCTTTCTTCACTTCATTTATATTACGAGCCCCAACAAATTCATATTGTCTTCTCCGAAGCAAATCACCAATCTGAAGCACTCTCCGTTCAGAAATGGTTTTTCATGTGAGAAAAGCAACAACGAAGATCATCCCCCATTTTAGAAACGGGATGAGTTTCTTGGGTTCGCTGGAAATGGGTTTCTTCAACTCTTATTCAACCCATCTTCGTAATACTTCATTTGCAGCTTATAAGATCGGAACCGGAGCTTTGGATTCTGAAGATATGCCGACCCATTTGTCTGCTCGTCGTTTTGAATCGATTAAAGCGGGGAAACAATTGGATTCTGTCAACGATGATTGTGACAATCAGGTAGAATACACTTTGATGAGGTCAACTTTGATTCTGTCTTCCAATTTCATATTCCATGATCTTTTTATAATCCCAAATCGTTTTTAGATGAGATAcctgttaattttttaatctttagcTGAGGGTTTTGTTCTTATGATGACTGCATCTATATAATTCTTTTCTCAAAATGCAAAGTGATTGGTTGACAATGTAGCTTTAGGCTTTGAactgtattttttttctttttcattctgCTTGTCAACTCCCTCCCCCTTATTATGTGTCAGATTTTAAGAGGAATTTCTATTGAACAGAGAGAGATTTTAGGTAAGACTTTGAGGGGAATAGGTTATTCCTTGATCTTCTGTGTGTTTGAGTGCCCCACCTCCTTGAGTTACAAGTCAATATGGTTGTTCTTCCGCTGAGTAGTGTGGAATGTAGAAAATGTATGCCAAAAAAGAGCAAAAAAAGAGTTTACTTTTTGGTATTTACTGAGATCATGTATTCTGGAAAATATTCAATTCAGAATCTTTTCATCCaagtataatttatttatttattatgataaaccaaactttcattgagaaacaGATCAAAGAATACAAAGGTATACCTAAAAGAACCCCACAAAAAAGGGGGCTCAGCAACAAATTATAAATGGAGCTCCAATTTAGTAAAATAAGACCTAGTAGGTAATCACAGAAAGATCCATCACCGACAAAGAGAAACATAGAATCTAACAAGGGGTCAAACATCATTATGAGATCTCATCTGCCGTGCTCAAATATAGATTTCCTCTCAAAGTCTTATCTTAAAAGTTAAATCTCTCTATGCTCCCGTTACCAATTGTGAACAATTTCATGATATTCGATGATATTCAATTGTGTGCAAGTTCCTGATGTCATCTGTTGAAACTGAAATTTGCATTTCTTGTACAAGGTTTTGGAGTTTCCAGGAGGAAAGGTTAAATTTACTTCTCAACTGAGTTTCATCCCTTATCGTGAGGAGGAGCGGATACCCTGCTTTCGTGTTCTTGATGACAACGGCCAGCCTAGTATGTACAGTAATTTTACGCAGGTATTGTATGCTGAACATGTCCCAACTCCAAGTGCAATGATAGACATTTATGAAATTGATAGTTTTTTTCATTTAGGTTAGCAAGGAGGTTGCTATGAAGATGTACAGTGACATGGTTACCCTCCAAACAATGGACACTATCTTCTACGAAGCACAAAGGCAAGGAAGAATATCCTTCTATTTGACCTCCCTTGGAGAAGAAGCAATCAACATTGCTTCTGCAGCAGCACTGTCATTTGATGACCTCATTGTCCCACAGGTTACTTCATATCTCCTCCTCATCATCCTCCTTGGTAATATGAGTACATTCTCATCCTCACATGCAAAGAACATTATCAGCTTACACTAGCATCTTATCTAATTAGTTCACATCAGTGAGATTGATAATTCTAAGTGTAATTCTCCCATGTCATACAGTACAGGGAGGCAGGAGTACTTATATGGCGCGGTTTCACTCTGAAAGAATTTGCAAGCCAGTGCTTCAGTAACAAATATGATTATTGTAAAGGGAGGCAAATGCCTGTCCATTATGGGTCTAAGAGACACAATTACTTCACTGTAGCATCAACAATCGCGTAAGATTTGAGCTCCATATGTCAAAACTTCTAAGCAGATCTTCTGACACTTCAAATCTTATTAGTCATATTTTACTTTAATTTCTAGTTCTCAAATCCCCCATGCTGTTGGTGCTGCATATTCAATGAAGATGGATAAGAGAGATGCTTGTGCAGTCACTTATTTTGGTGATGGAGGAACAAGTGAGGTACTGAATACTATGAAAAACTCTTAGAAAATTTGTTGCATCTAACATTACCTTTGTAGCCTCAGTTACCTTGTTCAAATTGGAATCTGAAATTGTAATCCCTCTGATTAGGCTCTTGTATGTCCTATGGAGtatttcattcatcaatgaaattgtttcttatcCAAGAAAAAACATTACTTTTGTAGATTTTCGAGGGGATAAGTGGTTTAAATGGAAAGTCGGTCTATTAAATCTCATGGAATCTATAGAGTAAAGTTGTACTCTTCCAAGTTGCAAGGTTGATTTTTCTGTTGTTTCTTTTATCATGTTACATTAGGGAGATTTCCATGGCGCTTTAAATTTTGCAGCAGTTTTGGAGGCACCTGTTATTTTTATTTGCCGGAACAATGGATGGGCAATCAGTACTCCTATTTCAGACCAGTTTCGAAGTATCTTATTCTTCTCAGTATTTACACTTGTGAAGAATGTATTATGAAATCTAGATTTTAGAGCGTGCAATTATTTTGCAGGTGATGGGGTGGTTGTAAAAGGTCGGGCTTATGGAGTTCGCAGTATCCGTATAGATGGCAATGATGCACTTGCTGTATATAATGCAGTTCGAGCTGCTCGAAAAATGGCAATTCAAGAACATAAGCCAATTTTAATTGAGGTAATAAGGATTCACAATCTCTCTCTTGAAATGGATACCTATGATAATCTGATGTCTTTTGTTTCATTAACAGGCTCTCACATATAGAGCTGGACACCACACGACATCAGACGATTCAACCAGGTATCGTCCAGCTGAGGAAATGGAATGGTGGAGGGTTGCAAAGGACCCTGTCTCTAGATTTAGGAAATGGATTGAAAGCAATGGTTGGTGGAATAATGAGGCTGAAGCAGAGCTTAGAAGTAGCCTAAGAAAACAGGTAATTTTCTGTTTGGAACAAGGTATTTTCAGCACAGCACCCACACACTCACGCGCGCATGCACGCACGAGAGACCACTTCAATccaaaaaagtgaaaaaagagAACAAAAAGAACAACCTAAAAAGTAAAGGGACTGCTGACCAGAAAAGGTTACAAAAATACCatccaaattatcatttttgcACTAGTCTTCTTTACCAACGAAAAAAAAATCCCCGTTTTCAAGTTCTTCTGGATTTTGGTCAAATTTAGAAagtaaaaacatatttttgaaacttagtctttttaagtttttaatacTCAATCAAAACTTTGAAAATACTTTCACCAAGTagattaaaagaaaaggaaatggtAAGTGAACAAGCATCTTTTTAAAATACAAGGATAAGAATGAAATAGTTATTGAACGAATCCTTATTCACTATGTACGTTTTTAATTCACTGTGTTTTTGGTTCCAATAGCTATTAGAGGAAATTCAGTTGGCAGAGAGATCAGAGAAGCCCCCTGTGGCAGATGCTTTCACAGATGTGTATGATGTTCCTCCTTCCAACCTCCAAGAGCAAGAAAAGTGGTTAAGAAAAACAATCAAAACACATCCACAAGATTACCCATCTAATTTTCCTCTGTAATCTGTCATTGGGTTTTGGAACACTCTGCCTTGAAGAAGAAATATGAGAATGGTGACAGTGTTTATGAATAAA
The nucleotide sequence above comes from Benincasa hispida cultivar B227 chromosome 3, ASM972705v1, whole genome shotgun sequence. Encoded proteins:
- the LOC120074774 gene encoding 2-oxoisovalerate dehydrogenase subunit alpha 2, mitochondrial; the protein is MVFHVRKATTKIIPHFRNGMSFLGSLEMGFFNSYSTHLRNTSFAAYKIGTGALDSEDMPTHLSARRFESIKAGKQLDSVNDDCDNQVLEFPGGKVKFTSQLSFIPYREEERIPCFRVLDDNGQPSMYSNFTQVSKEVAMKMYSDMVTLQTMDTIFYEAQRQGRISFYLTSLGEEAINIASAAALSFDDLIVPQYREAGVLIWRGFTLKEFASQCFSNKYDYCKGRQMPVHYGSKRHNYFTVASTIASQIPHAVGAAYSMKMDKRDACAVTYFGDGGTSEGDFHGALNFAAVLEAPVIFICRNNGWAISTPISDQFRSDGVVVKGRAYGVRSIRIDGNDALAVYNAVRAARKMAIQEHKPILIEALTYRAGHHTTSDDSTRYRPAEEMEWWRVAKDPVSRFRKWIESNGWWNNEAEAELRSSLRKQLLEEIQLAERSEKPPVADAFTDVYDVPPSNLQEQEKWLRKTIKTHPQDYPSNFPL